The following proteins are encoded in a genomic region of Dyadobacter sp. UC 10:
- a CDS encoding sialidase family protein, whose amino-acid sequence MAGFPLNKRTVISCLMAAATQLVSIAHSQTSDITGETVLNLKSSAENPRNTEGGMVTLKDGRVLLAYSRFDGTASDHAPARLMGRFSSDGGKTWTNEDHLVLEKEGDMNIMSASLLRLNNGTIALFYVRKNSMDDCIPQVRFSSDETKTWSAPTPLITNEKGYFVLNNDRVIQTGSGRLIAPVSLHKTASAQWSNKGRLNCYYSDDNGQSWKSGKVVPTPDSVITQEPGVVELADGRIMMIIRASGGRQYQTYSDDRGASWSMAMQSSLNSPVAPASVKRMPGSADLLAVHNNNGLSGPGYFKAKRSPLTISASRDNGKNWVALTNIETNPNEEYAYTSIHFEADHVLLSYYVNPEGNNAKGLSLKVKRYSLAAIKDRLAKEWTSIALKNEAERDKNLPISLQLNPGGDNPRNSEGDFVTLKDGRILFVYSRYTGGSSSDHAPAYLAGRYSSDQGKTWTREDHIVVEREGDMNVMSVSMLRLKDGKIALWYLKKNSETDCKPLLRLSSDEGKTWSAPISCITDQEGYFVLNNSRVIQLKNGRLIMAVARHGDDNGKWSNQATLFSYYSDDSGKTWKSGKSVPNDTKIITQEPGLVELKDGRILMIIRASGGKQQMSFSSDKGQTWSHIQETNIYSPMSPATIVRMPKTGDLLMIWNNNPKRESDWHGGVRTPLTVAISKDDGLTWTNVKNIETDPDGWYCYTAAHFTKNDVLLGYCAGSQSAKTHLSVLRVTRINQKWLYK is encoded by the coding sequence ATGGCTGGCTTTCCTCTAAATAAACGTACTGTAATTTCCTGCCTGATGGCGGCGGCCACGCAGCTGGTCTCTATCGCGCATAGTCAAACCAGCGATATCACCGGAGAAACCGTTCTCAACCTGAAATCCAGTGCTGAAAACCCGCGTAATACCGAGGGTGGCATGGTCACGCTCAAAGACGGACGTGTACTGCTGGCTTACTCCCGGTTTGATGGTACCGCCAGTGACCACGCACCTGCGCGGCTAATGGGCAGATTTTCGTCTGACGGCGGCAAAACCTGGACCAATGAAGACCATCTGGTTCTCGAAAAAGAAGGCGATATGAACATCATGTCCGCTTCCCTGCTTCGCCTGAATAATGGGACGATCGCCCTGTTTTATGTTCGCAAAAATTCGATGGACGATTGCATTCCACAGGTACGTTTTTCATCAGACGAAACTAAAACCTGGTCTGCTCCTACGCCGCTCATAACCAATGAGAAAGGCTACTTTGTTTTGAACAACGACAGAGTGATCCAGACCGGCAGCGGCAGGTTGATCGCGCCTGTTTCGCTTCACAAAACGGCTTCTGCCCAGTGGAGCAACAAAGGAAGATTAAATTGCTATTACTCCGATGACAATGGACAATCCTGGAAAAGCGGAAAGGTAGTACCCACGCCCGACTCGGTGATCACGCAGGAGCCGGGAGTAGTGGAACTGGCCGACGGCCGGATCATGATGATTATCCGTGCCAGTGGTGGACGTCAGTATCAAACGTACTCAGACGATCGTGGAGCAAGCTGGTCTATGGCAATGCAATCAAGCCTGAATTCACCTGTTGCGCCTGCGTCGGTCAAGCGCATGCCGGGTTCAGCCGACTTGCTGGCCGTACATAATAATAATGGGTTGTCGGGTCCGGGTTATTTCAAAGCCAAACGTTCCCCGCTGACCATTTCGGCCTCTCGCGACAATGGAAAGAACTGGGTCGCGCTGACAAATATTGAAACCAACCCAAACGAGGAATATGCCTATACCTCGATCCATTTTGAGGCGGACCATGTGCTGCTTTCCTATTATGTGAATCCCGAAGGCAATAATGCCAAAGGTTTGAGCCTGAAAGTGAAACGGTACAGTCTCGCGGCCATTAAAGACCGGCTCGCGAAAGAATGGACGTCCATTGCGCTTAAAAACGAGGCGGAAAGAGATAAAAACCTGCCCATTTCTTTGCAGCTCAATCCAGGAGGTGACAATCCCCGCAACAGTGAGGGAGACTTCGTCACATTGAAAGATGGCCGGATCCTTTTTGTATACAGTCGCTATACCGGAGGCTCATCCAGTGACCATGCGCCCGCCTACCTGGCCGGCCGGTATTCTTCGGATCAGGGTAAGACATGGACTAGGGAGGATCACATAGTTGTGGAGCGTGAGGGAGATATGAACGTCATGTCGGTTTCGATGCTCCGGCTTAAAGATGGAAAAATTGCACTTTGGTATCTGAAGAAAAACTCCGAAACAGACTGCAAGCCACTTCTCCGCCTTTCTTCCGATGAAGGAAAAACATGGTCAGCGCCAATCTCATGCATTACCGATCAGGAGGGATATTTTGTACTGAACAACAGCCGCGTGATCCAGCTCAAAAACGGAAGGCTCATCATGGCGGTGGCGCGGCACGGGGACGACAATGGTAAATGGAGCAACCAGGCAACGTTGTTCAGTTACTACTCCGACGACAGCGGAAAAACCTGGAAATCAGGCAAATCTGTCCCGAACGATACCAAGATCATCACCCAGGAACCGGGGCTGGTCGAACTTAAAGACGGACGTATCCTGATGATCATCCGGGCGAGCGGCGGCAAGCAGCAAATGTCGTTTTCCAGTGATAAAGGCCAGACCTGGTCGCACATCCAGGAGACGAACATTTATTCGCCTATGTCACCGGCCACGATTGTCAGAATGCCCAAAACGGGTGATCTGCTGATGATCTGGAACAATAACCCCAAAAGAGAAAGCGATTGGCATGGCGGTGTACGAACCCCGCTGACCGTGGCCATTTCCAAAGACGATGGCCTGACCTGGACGAATGTGAAGAACATTGAAACCGATCCCGACGGCTGGTACTGTTATACTGCTGCGCATTTTACAAAAAACGATGTATTACTGGGCTATTGCGCCGGCAGCCAGTCTGCAAAAACACATTTATCTGTGCTGAGAGTGACGCGTATCAACCAGAAATGGCTTTACAAATGA
- a CDS encoding SDR family NAD(P)-dependent oxidoreductase produces MTEPKKVALITGAAGGIGRATARILGELGYALMLSDIEAGGLRKLQDELHAADIANASFPGDLNSETYRESLIAETIARFGRIDVLLNNAAWRIAGSLRTLDLATWEKTIGVCLTAPVFLGKAAAAEMEKQQIPGVIINVSSIMAERPSGMAAAYIACKGALESLTKEMAITYGRSGIRVLCVAPGFIRTELSNDYKNQNGENVSDQLIAQLTDFIPLGRGGDAAEVGRTIAWLCSDAASYITGTTITVDGGFQPNFNPYSIKKIQFPEEF; encoded by the coding sequence ATGACAGAACCGAAAAAAGTAGCCCTGATCACGGGAGCAGCGGGAGGGATCGGAAGGGCGACTGCCAGAATCCTCGGCGAGCTGGGTTATGCACTGATGCTCTCGGATATTGAGGCCGGAGGATTGCGGAAATTACAGGATGAACTCCATGCTGCGGACATTGCAAATGCATCTTTTCCGGGGGACCTCAACAGTGAAACCTATCGAGAATCGCTGATCGCAGAGACGATTGCGCGATTTGGGAGAATCGATGTGCTGCTTAATAATGCTGCCTGGCGCATAGCCGGCTCGCTCCGGACACTGGACCTGGCGACCTGGGAAAAGACAATCGGTGTGTGTCTGACCGCCCCTGTTTTCCTGGGTAAGGCTGCGGCTGCGGAGATGGAAAAACAGCAGATACCCGGCGTCATTATCAATGTGTCGAGTATCATGGCAGAAAGGCCGTCGGGAATGGCTGCCGCTTACATTGCCTGCAAAGGTGCGCTGGAAAGTCTTACCAAAGAAATGGCGATCACGTACGGACGCAGTGGAATACGGGTTCTTTGCGTTGCCCCGGGCTTTATCCGCACGGAACTAAGCAACGATTACAAAAACCAAAACGGAGAGAATGTGAGTGACCAGCTCATCGCGCAGCTCACCGACTTTATCCCGCTCGGACGTGGCGGCGATGCCGCAGAAGTGGGCCGTACCATTGCCTGGCTTTGTTCCGATGCCGCGTCCTACATTACCGGTACGACAATCACAGTCGACGGCGGGTTTCAGCCGAATTTCAACCCTTATTCAATTAAGAAAATACAATTTCCGGAAGAATTTTGA
- a CDS encoding succinylglutamate desuccinylase/aspartoacylase family protein: protein MKTSEVKTVIEGLQKGPHVLITSGVHGDEYEPILAAGRLGNFLEDKLTAGKVTIMPLVNRLAYENASRFGPDGLDLARICPGNAEGSSSEQAAAIISAMIHEADYLVDMHTGGVMYDIFPLVGYMLHENGNILEKQRQMALAFPIPVIWGTESTPNGRTLSVARDAGVPAVYLEYGGGTGIREKVVEGYFDGCINLLRKLGMLDGVVTELPLHERYWVEDPRFNSGYLQGMMPAPADGIFQAEVAIGDQVVAGQCWGKIHDPVTGDSIKVLADVDGLAFLLRNLVKVKTGDALGGILPITKPGKITLT, encoded by the coding sequence TTGAAAACATCAGAAGTGAAAACGGTAATTGAAGGTTTGCAGAAAGGGCCGCACGTACTGATAACCTCAGGCGTTCACGGGGACGAGTATGAGCCTATACTGGCAGCAGGCCGACTGGGAAATTTTCTTGAAGACAAATTGACCGCGGGCAAAGTAACGATAATGCCGCTCGTGAACAGACTGGCCTATGAAAACGCAAGTCGCTTCGGCCCCGATGGATTGGATCTGGCGAGAATCTGCCCGGGTAATGCGGAGGGAAGTAGTTCAGAGCAGGCGGCGGCGATCATCAGTGCTATGATCCATGAAGCTGATTATCTGGTTGATATGCATACAGGCGGGGTGATGTACGACATCTTTCCATTGGTGGGTTACATGCTGCATGAGAACGGGAACATTCTGGAAAAGCAGCGTCAGATGGCACTGGCATTTCCGATCCCGGTGATCTGGGGTACTGAATCCACCCCGAATGGCCGCACCCTGTCTGTCGCGCGAGACGCGGGCGTACCGGCTGTATATCTTGAATACGGGGGAGGTACAGGCATTCGTGAAAAAGTGGTCGAAGGCTATTTTGACGGATGTATTAATCTGCTGCGTAAGCTTGGCATGCTCGACGGCGTAGTGACCGAATTACCATTGCACGAACGCTATTGGGTAGAAGATCCGCGGTTCAACAGCGGGTATCTGCAGGGCATGATGCCTGCTCCGGCTGACGGAATTTTCCAGGCGGAGGTGGCGATCGGCGACCAGGTTGTCGCTGGTCAATGCTGGGGGAAAATACATGATCCGGTAACCGGCGATTCTATAAAAGTGCTGGCAGATGTAGACGGGCTGGCATTTTTGCTGAGAAACCTCGTGAAGGTAAAAACCGGGGATGCATTGGGCGGGATTTTGCCCATTACAAAACCTGGAAAGATTACGCTGACTTAG
- a CDS encoding SGNH/GDSL hydrolase family protein produces the protein MSDRQTKHTLPRRLFLRTLSAILPAGVTALAYGGEAGLPAKTIVNPQDIDRIAEILRDPNPHIWVFTGDSITHGAKHTAGRRSYPEIFEERLRWELTRTRDWVINTGISSQTTASILQDFHWRVSRFEPSVVSIMIGTNDCSKPEITSAVFEKNLVSLIGQIRALKAVPVLHTPNPIILNLSPERKTLPDYVSVIRQVAGSSQVLLVDNHEYWEKRQSKFLNDIYRQWLNDRLHPNYVGHQQIARLLFKTLNIFDPEAPACGGEYFEGQH, from the coding sequence ATGAGCGATCGGCAGACGAAGCATACCCTCCCGAGACGACTCTTCTTGAGAACATTGAGCGCCATTCTGCCTGCCGGTGTTACCGCGCTGGCGTATGGTGGTGAGGCGGGTTTGCCTGCAAAAACGATCGTTAATCCCCAGGATATAGATCGTATCGCTGAGATCCTCCGCGATCCAAATCCCCACATTTGGGTATTCACCGGCGACAGCATTACGCACGGGGCAAAGCATACTGCGGGCCGGCGTTCGTACCCGGAGATATTTGAGGAAAGATTGCGCTGGGAGCTTACAAGAACACGCGACTGGGTGATCAATACCGGCATTAGTTCGCAGACTACTGCCTCCATATTACAGGATTTTCATTGGCGGGTTTCCCGTTTTGAGCCCTCAGTGGTGTCCATTATGATCGGTACCAACGATTGTTCAAAACCGGAAATAACGTCGGCTGTTTTTGAAAAGAATCTCGTATCGCTCATCGGGCAGATCAGAGCATTGAAAGCGGTACCGGTCTTACATACTCCTAATCCGATCATTCTAAACCTCTCGCCTGAACGAAAAACGCTTCCCGATTATGTGAGCGTGATCAGACAGGTGGCTGGTTCCAGCCAGGTGCTGCTGGTTGATAATCATGAATATTGGGAGAAAAGACAAAGCAAATTTCTCAATGACATTTACCGGCAATGGTTGAATGACAGGCTCCACCCGAACTACGTGGGACATCAGCAGATTGCACGGTTACTATTTAAGACGCTGAACATTTTCGATCCCGAAGCACCTGCCTGCGGAGGAGAATATTTTGAAGGACAACATTGA
- the nanU gene encoding SusD family outer membrane lipoprotein NanU — protein sequence MKKITFPVFLSMLLSLATSCSKTELDLSPISSITDDNFWKAPEQWESFVIGIHARLRTHTYNLFVLGGMRADEFGETSFGGESTNNRERLWLNTINISNPGVNSYGDFYSNINQINLLIEKTEQTTILPEASKAYYLGQGYGMRAFYYFHLLRSWGDVIIHETATSTFDINKLAKPASPAADVMALIKSDLGKSEAAFGTNYTIKLNKAIWSKSATLMLKAETYLWSAKRLNGGAADAAIAKTALTDIQQNVPAFGLLPNYKDVFSHANKGNKEIIFTIRNELNEYTFMGGEFAPFLPQINYIGNYYDSLSKVKIDVQKDLVGGTGGFQAPIKKSTYRSFSGEDSRKYASIQGAFSLVNDQYVLAGCYLAKYQGIINAGSRVMVDDYPIYRYADLLLMLAEAKTVLGEDPATEINLVRQRAYGTNYKPAVHGFPNQPGDKVLPEMILKERYFEFIGEGKRWYDLLRFGKEYVIKYTTVTEDYKLLWPVDLNTLTNNKALKQTPGYL from the coding sequence ATGAAAAAGATAACATTTCCTGTTTTCCTGAGCATGCTCCTGTCGCTGGCGACTTCGTGCAGCAAGACCGAGCTTGACCTTTCACCTATCAGCAGCATTACGGACGACAACTTCTGGAAGGCGCCCGAACAGTGGGAGTCATTTGTGATCGGCATCCACGCACGTCTACGGACCCATACGTATAATTTATTTGTGCTGGGCGGCATGCGGGCCGATGAATTTGGAGAGACGTCTTTTGGTGGGGAATCTACCAACAACCGGGAGCGACTTTGGCTCAATACTATCAACATCAGCAATCCGGGCGTAAACTCTTACGGAGATTTTTACAGCAATATCAATCAGATCAACCTGCTGATCGAGAAGACCGAACAGACTACGATATTGCCGGAGGCCAGCAAGGCGTATTATCTCGGGCAGGGTTATGGCATGCGGGCATTTTATTATTTCCATCTGCTGCGTTCCTGGGGCGACGTGATTATCCACGAAACAGCGACTTCTACTTTCGATATCAACAAGCTGGCAAAGCCGGCCTCGCCGGCAGCAGATGTGATGGCGCTCATCAAGTCGGACCTGGGCAAATCGGAGGCTGCTTTCGGGACGAATTACACCATTAAATTGAATAAAGCGATCTGGTCAAAAAGTGCGACATTAATGCTGAAAGCCGAGACATACCTCTGGTCGGCGAAACGGCTCAATGGCGGGGCGGCCGATGCTGCAATTGCCAAAACAGCGCTCACGGATATCCAGCAGAATGTGCCGGCATTCGGGCTGCTGCCAAACTATAAAGATGTTTTTAGCCACGCCAATAAGGGCAACAAGGAAATCATATTCACGATACGCAACGAGCTGAACGAGTATACGTTCATGGGCGGTGAGTTCGCGCCGTTTTTACCGCAGATTAACTACATAGGCAACTACTATGACTCCCTGTCGAAAGTGAAAATCGATGTGCAGAAGGATCTGGTAGGTGGAACGGGCGGTTTTCAGGCGCCGATCAAGAAAAGCACATACCGCAGCTTTTCGGGTGAAGATTCCCGAAAGTACGCTTCAATACAAGGCGCTTTTTCACTGGTAAACGACCAATATGTCCTCGCCGGTTGCTACCTGGCGAAATATCAGGGCATTATTAACGCCGGCAGCCGTGTGATGGTGGACGATTATCCGATATACCGTTATGCCGATCTGCTGCTGATGCTGGCCGAGGCCAAAACTGTGCTTGGGGAAGATCCGGCAACGGAAATTAACCTGGTGCGGCAACGTGCCTATGGGACTAACTATAAGCCAGCCGTGCATGGCTTTCCCAATCAACCCGGCGATAAGGTATTGCCCGAAATGATTCTGAAAGAGCGGTACTTCGAATTCATCGGAGAAGGAAAGCGCTGGTACGACCTGCTGCGTTTCGGAAAAGAATATGTAATCAAATACACGACGGTTACGGAAGATTACAAACTATTGTGGCCGGTAGATCTCAATACGCTTACCAACAACAAAGCACTCAAACAAACCCCCGGCTATCTTTAA
- a CDS encoding SusC/RagA family TonB-linked outer membrane protein, translating to MAKQTKVNMKHMYFRNWKINIIFVFALLSNAALFAQGRLIQGKVTAATGETGIPGVTVVVKGTQAGSLTNAEGAYEINASSGQVLIFSFVGYKSKEVTVGSESRLNVVLEDDVTMLNEVVAVGYGSQSRQTVTTSVAKLDTKVLKNVALSNAASSLQGTIPGLRVVNTSGQPGSTPTILLRGGASINSPGSPLVVVDGIVRTFNDVNPSDIESVEVLKDAASTAIYGARANNGVILVTTKKGKAGFSEIQYKVRTGINYLRTAYDYVEARDFLYYNRLGVRRTNTARSQGGVAPLVPDNQTGFGTNLPHIYSTLKIGNANRGQFQSLLGQGYGWLIDPFNDVDTLMYKDYGNELRNAAFKNPAITQDHYLSFTGGNEKAKFASSVGYYKEDGLVVGTKYERFSGSLTGSYLIKPNFEVSSSVAFTLSKLPPIYQEPANIFYRVQSLWPTFKPFDDNGNPNPNNGVANGNPLYYLNQYVRKNEARKTTLNVGARWEIVKDLELRAQINAYYTDDLNESFNKSIQYQTTAVPDITRAASARYQRLLQQQHNLTLGYVKSLKGHNVSVLAGGEYFDVSTLDFSAAGTKAATDFIYTLNAVTERTATGTSWVQQRILSAFGRLNYDFDGKYLLSAVMRYDGISRLAKGNRWASFPGVSVGWNMHREAFFANLGLDRYISTFKPRASYGVNGNVAGVGEYEVQGGYGIQTLYGGQAGFLNTAMVNTNLKWERSASINVGADIGILKNRATISFDYFNRTTSELLTNLALPSYTGFGSIRTNLGSLRNRGFELDINANVLRLDNGLTWDVGVNTSFVKNRIMKLPVNGNERNRQGGYEVYDPAQGKNVWVGGIQEGGMLGDMFGYKQERILRDWDDVNQSVPGRYDAIAELYGPKAYADLANKTGKYPIEPGDVLWADLDNNGIINTLDRVKVGNMFPKWTGGMTSTLTYKNLSLSARFDYALGHTIYNDVYARILGQMQGTFNVITDVRKMWSEENMDTDLPKFYYGDQVIKKNITRSNNAATAVDNNSSRFYEKGDYLALRELTLAYTLPKAWTSKVKMSNVRVNVTGQNLSYFTRYTGTSPEPGVAGNSPQLAGLDAGRYPLPRTLLFGLEVSF from the coding sequence ATGGCAAAACAGACAAAAGTAAATATGAAACACATGTACTTTCGAAATTGGAAGATTAATATAATCTTCGTTTTTGCACTTCTTAGCAACGCTGCACTATTTGCACAGGGACGTCTGATTCAGGGTAAGGTTACAGCCGCAACCGGCGAAACCGGCATTCCCGGCGTAACCGTAGTCGTAAAAGGGACCCAGGCTGGCAGTCTCACGAATGCAGAAGGAGCATATGAGATCAATGCTTCTTCTGGCCAGGTACTGATCTTTAGTTTTGTCGGGTATAAGTCCAAAGAAGTCACGGTGGGTTCTGAGAGCAGGCTGAATGTCGTTCTCGAAGACGATGTGACCATGCTCAATGAAGTGGTGGCTGTGGGTTATGGTTCCCAGTCCCGGCAAACGGTCACCACATCGGTGGCCAAGCTGGATACCAAGGTTCTTAAAAATGTAGCTTTATCAAATGCCGCGTCATCTTTGCAGGGAACGATCCCTGGCCTTCGCGTAGTCAACACGTCGGGCCAGCCTGGCAGTACGCCCACAATCCTCCTCCGCGGTGGGGCATCCATCAACAGCCCCGGCTCACCACTTGTGGTAGTAGATGGTATCGTGCGTACATTCAATGACGTTAACCCGTCGGATATCGAATCGGTGGAGGTATTGAAAGATGCCGCGTCGACTGCGATTTACGGGGCAAGGGCCAATAATGGGGTAATACTGGTAACCACCAAAAAAGGGAAAGCAGGCTTTTCGGAGATTCAATATAAAGTACGGACCGGGATCAATTACCTCCGCACCGCCTACGATTATGTGGAGGCGCGTGATTTTCTATATTATAACCGGCTCGGTGTCCGTCGGACCAATACTGCCCGCTCGCAGGGTGGCGTAGCGCCGCTCGTTCCGGATAATCAGACCGGTTTCGGCACAAATCTGCCTCACATTTACTCGACCTTAAAAATAGGCAATGCCAACCGCGGACAATTCCAGTCGCTTCTCGGCCAGGGTTATGGCTGGCTGATCGATCCGTTCAATGATGTGGATACGCTGATGTACAAAGACTATGGAAATGAGCTGAGAAATGCGGCTTTCAAAAATCCGGCGATCACCCAAGACCACTATCTGAGTTTCACCGGGGGAAATGAAAAAGCGAAATTCGCTTCCAGTGTCGGCTATTATAAAGAAGATGGGTTGGTGGTAGGTACCAAATACGAGCGTTTCTCGGGATCATTAACCGGATCATATCTCATTAAACCCAACTTTGAAGTATCGTCTTCGGTAGCATTTACATTATCCAAACTTCCTCCCATTTATCAGGAACCTGCGAATATTTTTTACCGGGTACAAAGTCTTTGGCCCACATTCAAGCCTTTTGATGATAACGGTAATCCGAATCCAAACAATGGCGTGGCAAATGGTAATCCGTTGTACTACCTGAACCAGTATGTAAGAAAGAACGAAGCACGCAAAACGACATTGAATGTCGGAGCCCGCTGGGAAATCGTCAAAGACCTGGAATTACGGGCCCAGATAAATGCCTATTACACGGATGATCTGAATGAATCTTTCAATAAATCCATTCAGTACCAGACTACTGCGGTTCCTGACATCACACGGGCAGCTTCTGCCAGATATCAAAGATTGTTACAGCAGCAACACAACCTGACGCTAGGATATGTAAAGAGCTTAAAGGGGCATAACGTAAGTGTGCTTGCCGGAGGCGAATATTTCGATGTGTCAACCCTGGATTTTTCGGCAGCTGGAACTAAGGCGGCGACAGACTTTATCTACACCCTGAATGCCGTCACTGAAAGGACAGCTACAGGCACATCATGGGTTCAGCAGCGGATATTGTCGGCTTTCGGTCGTTTGAACTACGATTTCGATGGAAAATATCTCCTATCTGCGGTGATGCGTTACGATGGTATTTCCAGACTGGCAAAAGGAAACCGCTGGGCTTCATTTCCGGGCGTATCGGTTGGCTGGAACATGCACCGCGAAGCGTTTTTCGCGAACCTGGGACTTGACCGATACATAAGCACCTTCAAACCGAGAGCGAGCTATGGTGTGAACGGAAACGTGGCGGGCGTGGGCGAATATGAAGTGCAGGGCGGCTATGGTATTCAGACACTTTATGGCGGACAAGCCGGGTTCCTGAATACCGCAATGGTCAACACCAACCTGAAATGGGAGCGTTCTGCTTCCATTAACGTGGGCGCTGATATCGGTATTCTCAAAAACAGGGCAACGATTTCCTTCGATTATTTCAACCGCACCACCAGCGAATTGCTGACCAACCTCGCGCTTCCGAGCTACACCGGGTTCGGCAGCATCCGTACTAATCTGGGAAGTCTGCGTAACCGCGGTTTTGAGCTGGATATTAATGCAAATGTGCTTCGCCTGGACAATGGCCTGACCTGGGATGTGGGTGTAAATACCTCTTTTGTAAAGAACCGTATCATGAAATTGCCTGTGAATGGCAATGAACGGAACAGGCAGGGAGGATATGAAGTATACGATCCCGCGCAGGGCAAAAATGTGTGGGTAGGAGGGATCCAGGAAGGAGGGATGCTGGGCGATATGTTTGGTTACAAACAAGAGCGGATATTGCGAGACTGGGACGATGTAAATCAGTCGGTACCTGGCCGTTACGATGCAATCGCTGAGTTATACGGACCAAAAGCTTATGCCGATCTGGCAAATAAAACCGGTAAGTATCCTATCGAACCCGGTGATGTGCTATGGGCCGATCTCGACAACAACGGGATCATCAACACGCTCGACCGGGTGAAAGTAGGAAATATGTTTCCGAAATGGACAGGCGGTATGACCTCTACACTTACCTACAAAAACCTCAGCTTGTCGGCAAGGTTCGATTATGCACTTGGGCACACGATCTACAACGATGTGTATGCACGTATTCTGGGCCAAATGCAGGGGACTTTCAATGTGATCACGGACGTTCGTAAAATGTGGAGCGAGGAAAATATGGATACTGATCTTCCCAAATTTTACTATGGTGATCAGGTGATCAAAAAGAACATTACCCGTTCCAACAACGCAGCCACTGCCGTGGACAACAACAGCTCCCGGTTTTATGAAAAAGGGGATTATCTCGCCCTCAGAGAACTTACGCTGGCTTATACACTTCCAAAAGCATGGACTTCCAAAGTCAAAATGTCGAATGTGCGGGTCAATGTGACCGGGCAAAACCTGAGCTATTTTACCCGTTACACCGGTACAAGTCCCGAGCCGGGCGTTGCCGGGAACAGCCCCCAGCTGGCCGGCCTGGATGCAGGACGCTATCCTTTGCCTAGAACACTGCTGTTTGGTCTGGAAGTATCATTTTAA
- a CDS encoding sialidase family protein, with protein sequence MNDMPSMTFFKWLTKFRLRLIAAGVAAAMTMGSPASQGQSGPQVTLQLLPGTDNPRNSEGDFVTLKDGRILFVYTHFTGKSASDFGNSHLAARYSSDGGNTWTDKDEIVVENEGAMNVMSVSLLRLKNGKLALFYARKNSINDCIPYLRISEDEGKTWKEPVACITDRPGYYVLNNARVIQLPSGRLLVPVALHTSDVKGVSPEKLESSFNNYGQLFCYYSDDDGKSWKRSAQIKVPDAVMAQEPGLVELKDGSVMMYIRTDRGMQYASYSKDKGKTWQVAVPYNLPSPLSPATIVRDPATGQLVAIWNNFGVLGLGYGKRTPFNIAVSADEGVSWKQVKTIHDDPDGHYCYTAARFNAQGDLLLSYCAGFRSKGTGLSITNLTKINHGWLSSK encoded by the coding sequence ATGAACGACATGCCGTCAATGACCTTTTTTAAATGGCTTACCAAGTTCCGGTTACGTTTGATCGCCGCCGGAGTTGCTGCTGCAATGACAATGGGAAGTCCCGCATCGCAAGGCCAGTCCGGCCCGCAGGTTACATTACAACTTTTACCTGGGACGGACAACCCGCGCAACAGCGAAGGCGATTTTGTCACCCTGAAAGATGGCCGCATTCTTTTTGTGTACACCCATTTCACGGGAAAATCTGCCAGCGATTTCGGTAACTCACACCTGGCCGCACGCTACTCGTCGGATGGTGGCAACACCTGGACAGACAAAGATGAAATCGTAGTGGAAAACGAAGGCGCCATGAATGTGATGTCGGTGTCTTTGCTCCGGTTAAAAAACGGGAAGCTGGCTTTGTTTTATGCCCGTAAAAATTCCATTAATGACTGCATTCCTTACCTGCGGATCTCCGAAGACGAGGGCAAAACCTGGAAAGAGCCGGTGGCGTGCATCACCGACCGCCCCGGCTACTATGTCTTGAACAATGCACGGGTGATTCAGTTGCCATCGGGCAGACTGCTGGTACCCGTGGCTTTGCACACGTCCGACGTGAAAGGCGTGTCACCGGAGAAGCTTGAGTCGAGTTTCAATAACTATGGACAATTGTTTTGCTATTATTCGGACGATGACGGTAAGTCCTGGAAACGAAGTGCGCAGATCAAAGTGCCTGATGCAGTAATGGCCCAGGAGCCCGGACTGGTCGAATTGAAAGACGGATCTGTGATGATGTACATCCGCACGGATCGTGGTATGCAGTATGCATCCTATTCCAAGGATAAGGGCAAAACCTGGCAAGTGGCCGTGCCTTACAACCTTCCTTCACCTTTGTCCCCGGCTACTATCGTCCGTGATCCGGCTACCGGGCAACTGGTGGCGATCTGGAACAACTTCGGCGTTTTGGGACTGGGTTATGGAAAAAGGACACCATTCAATATCGCCGTTTCGGCAGACGAGGGAGTGAGCTGGAAGCAGGTTAAAACCATTCACGACGATCCGGATGGGCATTATTGCTATACCGCCGCACGCTTTAATGCACAAGGCGATCTGCTGCTGAGTTATTGCGCTGGCTTTCGCTCCAAGGGTACTGGTCTTTCTATCACCAATCTGACAAAAATCAACCATGGCTGGCTTTCCTCTAAATAA